Proteins from a genomic interval of Thunnus maccoyii chromosome 1, fThuMac1.1, whole genome shotgun sequence:
- the cmtr2 gene encoding cap-specific mRNA (nucleoside-2'-O-)-methyltransferase 2 — protein MSSGNATRKKVGRLQQLNNVVVFDPEILTEIKDLFSKVKTYVKPSNGEWGIPDPNVALRHPAKEHCRLQSLKVSLNAVKNQLSDKNVQVWHQHTNSTNRAGKVIAAVRSVANAEICTQAWCKFYEILGSFNLLPEEALHDGELNTVHLCEAPGAFITALNHYIKTSESTRYCDWSWAANTLNPYHEANGGSTTIADDRLIANTLPWWFFGSDNTGNIMLQKHLLELQAFVANMRRVDMVTADGSFDCQENPDEQEALVASLHYCEVTAALLLLSPGGSFVLKMFTLYEHSSVCLLYLLNCCFRSVNVFKPATSKAGNSEVYVVCLNYDGKEAVRPLLSKLIRNYGPHLADREALFPDSLIPQSFVTQHEEVCSYFYTLQVETITENLRLFEGTSAEQRQRLDYIRECTAQEYLQRFQVSFLPRSRWISRNTVSPACCSVSAGRPLGQKKQTGSFNERRELQTLSWRERIERGCHATWIQRHCTETSGAGCVLEGPLSDCHVDSWYIIAGAALPAVRNSPFCEGGLLNHLNEALVDTAERSAVDWTRVSPCDSCHAVCTASILSDVAGLCTFTVDSEGNKEKRRCLVFGSRSLWDACESQIGDLVLTFSGEPSFPQRGCITLHDGEPLYQHQLLGCVVFSLQNLNSGDALLLPVFSAFTRVTAAVVLCLHACFRSVTFRSPPPSGVVGAVLVCVGFYPEAAARILPVLTDVHNYIGQLLRGEEGENPSSGCDRQVLQFVPMEELLTGGLTDFLWTMNSEIIRQKLHLLMQS, from the exons ATGAGCTCCGGCAACGCGACCAGGAAGAAAGTCGGCAGACTGCAGCAGCTCAACAATGTGGTGGTGTTTGACCCTGAAATACTAACTGAGATTAAAGATCTTTTTAGTAAAGTTAAAACCTATGTGAAACCATCCAATGGAGAGTGGGGCATCCCTGACCCAAATGTTGCTCTCAGACACCCTGCGAAGGAGCATTGCCGGCTGCAGTCCCTGAAGGTGTCGCTGAACGCCGTGAAGAACCAGCTCAGTGACAAGAATGTCCAGGTCTGGCATCAGCACACCAACTCCACCAACCGGGCCGGGAAGGTCATTGCGGCCGTTCGTTCTGTTGCCAACGCGGAGATCTGCACTCAGGCCTGGTGCAAGTTTTATGAGATCCTGGGAAGCTTTAATCTTCTTCCAGAGGAGGCCCTTCACGATGGGGAGCTGAACACAGTGCACCTGTGTGAAGCTCCAGGAGCCTTTATAACTGCTCTAAACCATTACATTAAAACCAGCGAGTCCACGCGCTACTGTGACTGGAGCTGGGCTGCCAACACTCTCAACCCGTACCACGAGGCTAACGGTGGGAGCACAACCATCGCAGATGATCGGTTAATCGCTAACACGCTGCCCTGGTGGTTCTTTGGCTCAGATAACACAGGCAACATCATGCTCCAGAAGCATTTGTTGGAGCTGCAGGCGTTTGTGGCTAACATGCGTAGAGTCGATATGGTGACGGCAGATGGTAGTTTCGACTGCCAGGAGAACCCTGACGAGCAGGAGGCGCTGGTGGCGTCACTGCATTACTGCGAGGTCACAGCTGCACTGCTGCTCCTCAGCCCCGGCGGCTCCTTTGTACTGAAGATGTTCACCCTTTATGAACACTCCTCCGTCTGCCTCCTCTACCTGCTCAACTGCTGCTTCCGCTCCGTCAACGTCTTCAAACCTGCCACCAGCAAGGCCGGGAACTCCGAGGTTTATGTCGTGTGTCTGAACTACGACGGCAAGGAGGCTGTGAGGCCTCTGCTCTCGAAACTCATTCGTAATTACGGACCGCACCTTGCTGACCGAGAAGCACTTTTCCCAGATTCTCTTATCCCGCAGTCGTTTGTGACACAGCACGAAGAGGTGTGCTCGTACTTCTACACACTTCAGGTGGAGACGATCACAGAAAACCTGCGACTGTTTGAAGGGACGAGCGCAGAGCAGAGGCAGCGACTCGACTACATCAGGGAGTGTACGGCTCAGGAATACCTGCAGCGATTCCAG GTGAGCTTCCTTCCACGGAGTCGATGGATCTCTCGTAACACGGTGAGTCCTGCCTGCTGCAGCGTCTCAGCGGGGCGACCTCTGGGACAGAAGAAGCAAACAGGCTCCTTCAACGAGCGGAGGGAATTGCAGACCCTGAGCTGGAGGGAGCGCATCGAGAGGGGTTGCCATGCCACCTGGATACAGAGACACTGCACTGAGACCAGCGGAGCGGGCTGCGTGCTGGAAGGACCCCTGTCTGACTGTCACGTTGACTCCTGGTACATTATCGCCGGCGCTGCGCTGCCTGCAGTCAGAAACTCTCCGTTCTGTGAAGGAGGATTGTTGAACCACTTGAATGAAGCACTGGTGGACACAGCTGAGAGATCAGCAGTAGACTGGACTCGTGTGTCTCCCTGTGACTCTTGCCATGCGGTCTGCACTGCCTCCATCTTGTCAGATGTGGCAGGTCTTTGCACCTTCACAGTTGACAGTGAAGGCAACAAAGAGAAAAGGCGGTGTCTGGTGTTTGGCAGTCGCTCACTGTGGGACGCCTGTGAGAGCCAAATTGGGGATTTAGTCTTGACATTTTCTGGGGAGCCTTCATTCCCTCAGAGAGGCTGCATCACGCTGCACGACGGGGAGCCGCTGTATCAGCACCAGCTCTTGGGCTGCGTTGTGTTTTCCCTGCAGAACCTGAACTCTGGGGACGCCCTCCTGCTGCCTGTGTTTTCTGCCTTCACTCGTGTTACTGCAGCAGTTGTGCTCTGCCTGCACGCGTGTTTTCGCTCGGTCACGTTCAGGAGTCCGCCCCCCTCAGGCGTGGTCGGAGCAGTGCTTGTATGTGTTGGCTTCTACCCTGAAGCTGCTGCCCGAATACTCCCGGTCCTTACTGATGTCCATAACTACATTGGTCAGTTGTTAAGAGGAGAAGAGGGTGAAAATCCATCTTCTGGATGTGACAGACAGGTGTTACAGTTCGTCCCCATGGAGGAACTGCTCACAGGAGGACTGACGGACTTCCTGTGGACCATGAACTCTGAAATCATCCGACAGAAGCTACATTTGCTAATGCAGTCGTAG